One Misgurnus anguillicaudatus chromosome 20, ASM2758022v2, whole genome shotgun sequence DNA segment encodes these proteins:
- the uqcrb gene encoding cytochrome b-c1 complex subunit 7: MASRAPAATGRLLVGFRKWYYNACGFNKLGLLRDDTINEDSDVKEAIRRLPEPVYNDRMFRIKRAMDLSMKHQILPKDQWTKYEEDAHYLEPYLEEVIRERKEKEEWQKK; this comes from the exons ATGGCGTCGAGGGCACCAG CTGCAACCGGCAGGCTCCTGGTGGGCTTCAGGAAATGGTACTATAATGCATGCGGTTTCAACAAGCTTG GCTTGTTGCGGGATGATACCATCAATGAAGACTCTGATGTGAAAGAGGCCATTCGTCGGCTCCCAGAACCAGTTTACAACGATAGGATGTTCCGCATCAAAAGAGCCATGGATCTTTCAATGAAACATCAGATACTTCCTAAAGACCAGTGGACTAAATACGAAGAG GATGCGCATTACCTTGAGCCCTATCTTGAAGAGGTGATCCGTGAACGAAAGGAAAAAGAGGAGTGGCAGAAGAAATAG
- the mterf3 gene encoding transcription termination factor 3, mitochondrial translates to MHLCQRCVSVFRPGRISAALQQSTRLHQRSHDVRSTAHSHKQLPVHSHSQTYSTETWRPALLRHSHRQLPVHNLSQKYSTENCGVHPQTASPDLQNNSDDKQCVTFNNSDLHQELSQTSISDLHNIGLEAVVRPSPFQEITEDEAVQIEVPSALPPVSFTLRPYVDKSETLSKLVQLGVDLWKLEQRPNVGSMLVKLDFHTDVAPRLLFLKDLGVEETKLGSLLTKNPFILTESLENLEARVSYLKSKKFSTQSVAAMVSKAPYLLNFSVERLDNRLGFFQQQLGLSSEKTRNIVIRLPKLLCGSLEPVKENLKVCELEFGFRDNEIQHIVTTVPKILIGNKRKLTQIFDFVHNTMGVPHSLIAKFPQVFNAKFLRIKERHQFLEYLGRAQYQPSQPNYISLDRLVFLPDEAFCSDVALATLEDFERFQKTL, encoded by the exons ATGCATCTCTGTCAGCGATGTGTGAGTGTATTTCGACCTGGGCGAATATCTGCAGCTCTTCAGCAGTCGACACGCTTGCATCAGCGCTCACATGATGTCAGAAGCACAGCACACAGCCATAAACAGCTGCCTGTCCACAGTCATTCACAGACATACAGCACAGAGACATGGAGACCAGCACTGCTGCGGCACAGCCACAGACAGCTGCCTGTCCACAATCTCTCACAGAAATACAGCACAGAGAACTGTGGAGTACACCCGCAAACTGCATCACCAGATCTTCAAAATAACAGTGATGATAAGCAGTGTGTGACATTCAACAACTCTGACCTGCATCAAGAATTAAGCCAAACATCAATTTCTGATCTTCATAATATTG GTTTGGAAGCAGTTGTGCGTCCCTCACCATTTCAGGAAATCACTGAGGATGAAGCAGTACAGATCGAAGTACCTTCAGCCCTTCCTCCGGTCTCTTTCACACTCAGACCTTATGTGGATAAATCCGAAACTCTCAGCAAACTGGTTCAGCTTG GTGTCGACCTCTGGAAGCTAGAGCAGAGACCTAATGTGGGATCTATGCTGGTAAAACTAGACTTCCACACTGATGTTGCACCCAGACTACTTTTCCTCAAAGATCTAGGAGTTGAGGAGACTAAACTGGGCTCACTGCTTACTAAGAACCCCTTTATCCTTACAGAAAGCTTGGAAAACCTTGAAGCAAG GGTGTCATATCTAAAGTCAAAGAAGTTCAGTACTCAGTCTGTGGCTGCCATGGTGAGCAAAGCTCCATACCTTCTTAACTTCAGTGTTGAGAGGCTGGACAATCGCCTTGGATTTTTTCAGCAGCAGTTGGGTCTCAGTTCTGAGAAG ACTCGTAATATTGTGATCCGTTTACCGAAACTACTGTGTGGCAGTTTAGAGCCAGTAAAGGAGAATCTAAAG GTTTGTGAACTGGAGTTTGGATTTCGTGACAATGAAATACAGCACATTGTCACAACAGTTCCTAAGATTCTGATTGGGAATAAAAGAAAACTTACCCAAATATTTGACTTTGTTCATAACACCATGGGTGTTCCACACTCTCTTATTGCTAAATTTCCACAG GTCTTTAATGCCAAGTTTCTTCGCATCAAGGAGAGGCACCAGTTCCTAGAGTATTTAGGCAGGGCCCAGTACCAGCCATCTCAACCCAACTACATCTCTTTGGATCGCTTGGTTTTCTTGCCTGATGAAGCTTTTTGCTCTGATGTGGCTTTAGCAACTCTTGAAGATTTTGAGAGATTTCAAAAAACTTTGTAg
- the rad21b gene encoding RAD21 cohesin complex component b, which produces MFYAHFVLSKRGPLAKIWLAAHWDKKLTKAHVFECNLESSVESIISPKVKMALRTSGHLLLGVVRIYHRKAKYLLADCNEAFIKIKMAFRPGVVDLPEENREAAYNAITLPEEFHDFDQPLPDLDDIDVAQQFTLNQSRVEEITMREEVGNLNLLQDNDFADFGMDDREMMREEGAFEVDIIHGASESNLLLESESSSVQIADKSNHLEYDQYKDDFGDNPMESSEGGMLVDKLLSNEDGGGIFDDPPAIAESVMMPQDHGAEDDDDFDNLSPAGGPDSPDSGPVEQLPTMTDQTEQTTLVHNEEEAFALEPIDITVKETKAKRKRKLIVDSVKELDSKTIRAQLSDYSDIVTTLDLAPPTKKLMMWKETGGVEKLFSLPAQPLWNSRLLKMFTRCLTPLVPDELRKRRKGGEADSLDEFLKDLENPEVPREEALSQQRDIIDQTILEEPSVLQASALEGSRTTLDESIMPPPSGPRGQKRKAQDTEPALPMLEDDRSSIVSTQHVNMQQVELPPEEPTNISQFITEFDLIGEKSKEKKDDDEEEEEEDGQSGDQDQEERRWNKRTQQMLHGLQRVIAKTGAESISLLELCRNNNKKQAAAKFYSFLVLKKQQAVELRQDEPYSDIIATPGPRFHII; this is translated from the exons ATGTTTTACGCTCACTTTGTCCTTAGCAAGCGTGGGCCGCTGGCCAAAATCTGGTTAGCGGCCCACTGGGATAAGAAACTGACCAAGGCACATGTGTTTGAGTGTAATTTGGAGAGCAGTGTAGAGAGCATCATCTCTCCGAAG GTAAAAATGGCTCTCCGCACATCTGGTCACTTACTTCTGGGTGTTGTGAGGATCTACCACAGAAAAGCAAAGTACTTGCTGGCAGATTGTAACGAGGCTTTTATTAAGATTAAAATGGCCTTTCGCCCAG GTGTGGTTGACCTGCCGGAGGAGAACCGTGAAGCTGCCTACAATGCCATCACATTACCTGAAGAATTTCATGACTTCGACCAGCCACTTCCGGACCTGGA CGACATTGATGTTGCTCAGCAGTTCACCCTGAATCAGTCCCGTGTGGAGGAGATCACCATGCGAGAAGAAGTGGGCAATCTTAATTTACTGCAAGACAATGATTTTG CTGATTTTGGGATGGATGACCGAGAGATGATGCGTGAAGAAGGTGCATTTGAGGTGGACATAATTCACGGGGCATCTGAATCCAACCTGCTGCTAGAATCAGAGTCAAGTAGCGTGCAGATAGCCGACAAGTCCAATCACCTTGAGTATGACCAGTACAAGGATGACTTTGGAGACAATCCTATGGAGAGCAGTGAAGGAGGCATGCTGG TGGACAAACTGCTGAGTAATGAGGATGGAGGTGGTATTTTTGATGACCCACCAGCCATCGCCGAAAGTGTGATGATGCCCCAGGACCACGGTGCAGAGGACGATGATGATTTTGACAACCTTTCAC CAGCTGGAGGTCCAGACAGTCCAGATTCTGGTCCAGTGGAGCAGCTCCCCACCATGACAGACCAGACAGAACAGACCACGCTGGTCCATAACGAAGAGGAGGCTTTTGCTTTAGAGCCCATTGACATCACAG TGAAAGAGACCAAAGCGAAAAGGAAGAGGAAACTGATTGTGGACAGTGTAAAGGAGCTGGACAGTAAGACCATCCGTGCTCAGCTGAGTGACTACTCTGACATTGTGACCACCCTGGATCTGGCTCCCCCCACCAAGAAGCTGATGATGTGGAAAGAAACAGGAGGAGTTGAGAAGCTATTTTCCCTGCCAGCTCAGCCCCTCTGGAACAGCAGACTGCTCAAG ATGTTCACGAGGTGCCTGACCCCTCTGGTTCCCGATGAactgaggaagaggaggaaagGTGGAGAAGCAGACAGCTTGGATGAGTTCCTCAAAGACTTAGAAAACCCTGAGGTGCCACGAGAAGAGGCCCTGTCTCAGCAAAGAGACATCATTG ATCAGACCATCTTGGAGGAACCCAGTGTTTTGCAGGCTTCGGCTTTGGAAGGCAGTCGTACAACCCTCGACGAGTCAATTATGCCTCCACCATCCGGACCCCGTGGACAAAAGCGCAAAGCTCAGGACACAGAGCCTGCTCTGCCT ATGCTTGAAGATGACCGTTCCTCAATTGTGTCGACACAACACGTTAACATGCAGCAGGTGGAACTGCCTCCTGAGGAGCCGACCAACATCTCACAATTCATCACTGAATTCGACCTGATAGGAGAGAAGAGCAAAGAGAAGAAGGATgatgatgaggaggaagaggaggaggat GGTCAGAGCGGAGACCAGGATCAGGAGGAGAGGAGATGGAACAAGAGGACGCAGCAGATGTTGCATGGGTTACAG CGAGTCATTGCTAAGACGGGAGCAGAATCGATCAGCTTGCTGGAGCTGTGCAGAAACAACAACAAGAAACAAGCAGCTGCCAAGTTCTACAGCTTTCTGGTGCTAAAGAAACAGCAAGCGGTAGAACTCAGACAGGACGAGCCCTACAGTGACATCATCGCTACCCCAGGCCCCAGATTTCACATTATATAG